One Sebastes umbrosus isolate fSebUmb1 chromosome 6, fSebUmb1.pri, whole genome shotgun sequence DNA window includes the following coding sequences:
- the calcrl2 gene encoding calcitonin gene-related peptide type 1 receptor — protein sequence MGIFGGKDSLTAQSSKKRTMWRTLTLSLIVALALGTEVSQSEDVGSMVAVEKAVEVQQENLSDISSVLGNSRHQILAAQFECYLKIIHDPPRTDEGSYCNRTWDGWLCWGDSAPGNVMQMCPEYFFDFDPAEKATKVCNPGGQWFHHPESNRVWTNYTQCQAYTKDKRKFALSLYSLAVVGHGLSIVSLIICLIIFSYFKSLSCQRISLHKNMFLSFILNSIVTIMWLSLNVANDQTRNASNPLSCKVVAVLNQYTSTSTYFWMLCEGIYLHTLIIVAVFVGEQQLFWYYVLGWGFPIVPAVTYAVARGFFYNDKCWISSHTYLLYIIHGPIQAALVVNLFFLLNIVRVLITKLKETHCAESTAYMKAVRATLILIPLLGVQFILFPWRPEGRISRAIYDFFVNIVSHFQGLLVAIIFCFCNAEAQSALRRKWAQWKSAWGKTGWGETPTTNNHFNYHNNSSITETSRATISLDETAPYQQHENSQFLSQEQKKANGQQNTCSNGEVDIFNKLETTDI from the exons ATGGGGATATTTGGAGGAAAAGACAGTTTGACAGCTCAAAGCTCAAAGAAAAG AACCATGTGGAGGACGCTAACACTCTCACTGATAGTTGCTCTGGCTTTGGGCACAGAG GTGTCCCAGTCTGAGGATGTGGGCTCCATGGTGGCTGTGGAGAAGGCGGTGGAGGTGCAGCAGGAGAATTTAAGCGACATTTCCTCCGTACTGGGAAACTCCCGACACCAGATCCTGGCTGCTCAGTTTGAGTGCTACCTGAAGATAATCCATGATCCACCACGTACAGATGAAG GCAGCTACTGTAACCGTACGTGGGACGGCTGGCTGTGCTGGGGGGATTCAGCTCCAGGGAATGTCATGCAGATGTGTCCCGAATACTTTTTCGACTTTGACCCTGCTG AGAAGGCCACCAAAGTGTGTAATCCTGGTGGCCAGTGGTTCCACCACCCAGAGAGCAACAGAGTCTGGACTAACTACACCCAGTGTCAGGCCTACACCAAAGACAAACGCAAG TTTGCCCTCAGTCTCTACTCACTGGCCGTGGTGGGTCACGGCCTGTCTATTGTCTCCCTGATCATCTGTCTGATCATCTTCTCCTACTTCAA GAGTCTTAGCTGCCAGAGAATCTCCCTCCACAAGAACATGTTTCTCTCCTTCATCTTGAACTCCATTGTTACTATAATGTGGCTCTCGCTCAATGTAGCTAATGACCAAACCCGAAACGCCAGCAACCCT TTGAGCTGTAAGGTCGTGGCTGTGCTTAATCAGTATACGTCTACTTCCACCTACTTCTGGATGCTGTGTGAAGGCATCTACCTCCACACGCTCATCATAGTGGCTGTCTTTGTCGGGGAACAGCAGCTCTTCTGGTACTACGTCCTGGGATGGG GTTTTCCCATCGTTCCTGCCGTCACGTATGCTGTGGCCCGCGGGTTTTTCTATAACGACAA gTGTTGGATCAGCTCTCACACATATCTGCTCTATATCATTCATGGGCCCATTCAAGCTGCACTAGTT gTGAACTTATTCTTTCTCCTGAACATCGTCCGGGTTCTAATCACCAAGTTGAAGGAGACCCACTGCGCTGAGTCCACAGCCTACATGAAGGCGGTGAGAGCCACCCTCATCCTCATTCCTCTGCTGGGAGTCCAGTTCATCCTTTTCCCCTGGAGGCCGGAGGGACGCATCAGCCGGGCCATCTATGATTTCTTTGTAAATATCGTCAGCCACTTCCAG GGACTCCTGGTGGCTATTATATTCTGCTTCTGCAATGCTGAG GCCCAGTCGGCACTGAGGAGGAAGTGGGCTCAGTGGAAGTCTGCCTGGGGTAAAACCGGCTGGGGAGAGACACCCACCACCAACAACCACTTCAACTACCACAACAACTCCTCCATTACCGAAACCAGCCGCGCCACCATCAGCTTGGATGAGACTGCGCCTTATCAACAACATGAAAACAGCCAATTCCTGTCCCAGGAGCAGAAAAAAGCCAACGGGCAGCAGAATACATGCAGCAACGGGGAGGTGGACATTTTCAACAAGTTGGAGACCACCGACATCTGA